A portion of the Natronococcus sp. AD-5 genome contains these proteins:
- a CDS encoding glycosyltransferase family 2 protein, with the protein MTTVSVVIPTYNRAEFLSRAVTSVLDQSFQDFEVIVVDDGSIDGTEAVVSEYADDRIIYISHEVNKGPSAARNTGVKAAEGELIAFLDSDDELEPTFLERSIETLQAESADCAGTFVALEVYRDGEVATHHGVTSTMSSPADLGPTVEAEARTGGLVLRASVLTDVGPFDENIAYMDDVAYWVELLQRYYLVGIDEPLYRYYQHGEQLTGDDAEKIEGLTEFLAKYHQDLSSAYRAQYRYILGKSHLRQRNLLRAATEFRRAIVADPRWARELSHYLSSKIRPRLSSAPSYVKSCLREYT; encoded by the coding sequence ATGACAACTGTGAGCGTTGTCATTCCAACGTATAACCGGGCTGAATTTCTCTCCCGGGCCGTTACTAGCGTTCTCGATCAGTCTTTTCAGGATTTCGAGGTTATTGTCGTAGATGACGGCTCGATCGATGGGACCGAGGCAGTCGTTAGCGAATACGCGGACGACAGGATCATCTACATTTCACACGAAGTAAATAAAGGTCCCTCGGCTGCTCGAAACACCGGAGTAAAAGCTGCCGAGGGCGAACTTATCGCGTTCCTCGACTCGGACGACGAGTTGGAGCCGACTTTTCTGGAACGTTCGATAGAAACGCTTCAGGCAGAATCCGCCGACTGTGCGGGCACCTTCGTTGCCCTCGAAGTTTATCGGGACGGTGAAGTGGCTACTCATCACGGCGTGACTTCCACGATGTCTTCGCCCGCCGACCTCGGACCGACAGTCGAGGCTGAAGCGAGAACGGGCGGCCTGGTGCTGCGGGCGTCAGTACTCACCGACGTCGGTCCCTTTGACGAAAATATCGCGTACATGGACGACGTAGCGTACTGGGTCGAGCTCCTGCAACGATATTATCTAGTCGGGATCGATGAACCACTCTACAGGTATTATCAGCACGGCGAACAACTCACTGGAGACGATGCCGAAAAAATCGAGGGGTTGACTGAATTCCTCGCGAAATACCATCAGGACTTGTCGTCCGCGTATCGCGCACAATACCGGTATATACTGGGGAAATCCCATCTGCGCCAACGAAACCTGCTGAGAGCCGCGACCGAATTTCGGAGGGCTATCGTCGCCGATCCTCGATGGGCCAGAGAGCTCTCGCATTACCTGTCGAGCAAAATCAGACCGCGGCTGTCCTCCGCGCCGTCATACGTCAAATCCTGCTTGAGAGAGTACACGTAG
- a CDS encoding MFS transporter, translated as MVDEPDPVAVADAATTFREKYESGEEALETLLEVDAEHETWSFDDIPLDSGTFGEIVSRGIVTKVDGEYRVSSREGVRAGLDGRPVSLEDDRETGFGLSIPITFDRRAAGALVVALGVLFATRSLIYRSVMRGEYVVPPSNDPYHYRYWLEVLLAEGDGSVITNLPEGAAETRPLTHAANWFFAVLLGGDRWAADMVTAWFPVVATVALGIVVYWLAVVVTDDVRVGVVSVFLLAITPLHTVYTSIGYLEHRSHQYFWLGVTMLTLAWLAVDLERRRDGASTAREAIREHLRQSWTWVAAVALGIAVGFSVHAWGGGILLLIPVAVYVGLKVAVDVRVGLPPALANLPILVGLGLGAALAAFLHFSWGWHEVFAAAISMLVVGGAVAVVGLGELWRRLEWPTRGLVGLEGGLAGIGLVAFRYLRPEDWARLSERALELFFRGEAVETATLFSMEQSIVLGPLPQFGVWFYIAILFLGWACWTSVRRYAPGWTLLSVYGVFWLVLAAIQARFAGQLTIPLSVLGGLGFVHLLAWANLARVPAPFRETDGNERDGTRARTAAADGGDATAGDGKREPSIIFPRDPRTLVALVWIGFLIFGMSLFFVPTIAGQITHSDAEFEAAMAIDDHATDVDREYPDNFVLSNWGDNRMYNYFVNGEADRYAYAYDNFDEFQTDDDPDGWYEEFERSQVGYVVLTDEEGGYPEDITQAKLHDELGAGGDDGEPLEHYQAIYIDDEVTAFAVVPGATITATGEPGETVVVETEVTVSGETITYERNATVREDGSLEVTVPYPGEYTVDDREVDVSTEAVENGSTVQID; from the coding sequence ATGGTGGACGAACCGGATCCGGTCGCGGTCGCCGATGCGGCGACGACTTTCCGTGAGAAATACGAGAGCGGTGAAGAGGCGCTCGAGACGCTTCTCGAGGTCGACGCCGAACACGAAACCTGGTCCTTCGACGACATACCGCTCGATTCGGGGACGTTCGGCGAGATCGTTTCACGCGGAATCGTCACGAAGGTCGATGGGGAGTATCGCGTCTCGAGCCGGGAGGGGGTTCGGGCTGGTCTCGACGGTAGACCGGTTTCTCTCGAGGACGATCGAGAGACGGGATTCGGACTCTCGATTCCGATCACATTCGATAGACGTGCGGCGGGAGCGCTAGTCGTTGCGCTCGGCGTGCTGTTCGCGACGCGGAGTTTGATTTACCGATCAGTGATGCGCGGCGAATACGTCGTTCCGCCGTCGAACGATCCGTACCACTACCGATACTGGCTGGAGGTACTGCTGGCAGAGGGCGACGGGAGTGTGATAACGAACCTGCCCGAGGGAGCGGCCGAGACGAGGCCACTGACCCACGCTGCGAACTGGTTCTTCGCCGTGTTGCTCGGCGGAGATCGGTGGGCGGCGGATATGGTCACCGCGTGGTTTCCCGTCGTCGCGACGGTCGCGCTCGGTATCGTCGTCTACTGGCTCGCCGTCGTGGTCACCGACGACGTCCGCGTCGGGGTGGTGTCGGTCTTCCTGCTCGCAATTACACCCCTTCACACCGTGTACACGAGCATCGGCTACCTCGAGCACCGGTCTCACCAGTACTTCTGGCTCGGCGTGACGATGCTGACGCTCGCCTGGTTGGCAGTCGATCTCGAGCGTCGACGGGACGGAGCGTCGACGGCGCGGGAAGCAATTCGCGAGCACCTTCGACAATCGTGGACGTGGGTGGCCGCCGTCGCACTGGGTATCGCAGTCGGCTTCTCGGTACACGCCTGGGGAGGCGGAATTCTGCTGCTCATTCCCGTTGCAGTCTACGTCGGGCTGAAGGTTGCCGTCGACGTCCGAGTCGGCCTCCCGCCAGCGCTGGCGAACCTGCCGATTCTCGTCGGCCTGGGCCTCGGGGCGGCCCTCGCCGCGTTCTTGCACTTCAGCTGGGGGTGGCACGAGGTGTTCGCCGCAGCGATTTCGATGCTCGTGGTGGGCGGCGCCGTCGCCGTCGTCGGACTCGGGGAGCTGTGGCGTCGCCTCGAGTGGCCCACCCGGGGACTCGTCGGACTCGAAGGTGGGCTAGCAGGTATCGGTCTCGTTGCGTTCCGATACCTGCGACCGGAGGACTGGGCGAGACTTTCCGAACGGGCCCTCGAACTGTTTTTCAGGGGCGAGGCCGTGGAGACGGCGACGTTGTTCTCGATGGAGCAATCGATAGTACTCGGCCCGTTGCCGCAGTTCGGGGTCTGGTTTTACATCGCGATCCTGTTTCTGGGATGGGCCTGCTGGACTTCGGTTCGGCGCTACGCGCCCGGGTGGACGCTGCTCTCCGTCTACGGCGTCTTCTGGCTCGTGCTGGCGGCGATTCAGGCTCGCTTCGCCGGACAGCTAACGATCCCGCTCTCGGTTCTCGGAGGGCTGGGCTTCGTGCACCTGCTAGCGTGGGCGAATCTCGCCCGGGTTCCAGCACCGTTCCGAGAGACCGACGGGAACGAGCGAGACGGCACGAGAGCGCGGACCGCCGCAGCAGACGGTGGGGACGCTACAGCAGGCGACGGGAAGCGCGAACCGAGCATCATCTTCCCACGGGACCCTCGGACGCTCGTCGCGCTCGTCTGGATCGGGTTTCTGATCTTCGGGATGAGTCTGTTTTTCGTCCCGACGATAGCCGGGCAGATAACGCACAGTGACGCGGAGTTCGAGGCCGCGATGGCCATCGACGACCACGCCACGGACGTCGATCGGGAGTACCCGGACAACTTCGTGTTGAGTAACTGGGGAGATAACCGCATGTACAACTATTTCGTTAACGGGGAGGCCGATCGATACGCGTACGCGTACGACAATTTCGACGAGTTCCAGACCGACGACGATCCGGACGGCTGGTACGAGGAGTTCGAACGGAGCCAGGTCGGATACGTCGTCCTGACCGACGAGGAGGGAGGGTACCCGGAAGACATAACACAGGCGAAACTTCACGACGAACTCGGCGCGGGCGGGGACGACGGAGAACCGCTCGAGCACTACCAGGCGATCTATATCGACGACGAAGTGACGGCGTTCGCCGTGGTCCCCGGGGCGACGATCACCGCGACCGGCGAACCGGGCGAGACGGTGGTGGTCGAGACCGAGGTGACGGTCTCGGGAGAGACGATCACGTACGAGCGAAACGCGACCGTACGAGAAGACGGATCGCTGGAGGTAACGGTGCCGTACCCCGGAGAATACACCGTCGACGACCGGGAAGTCGACGTCTCGACGGAAGCAGTTGAAAACGGGTCGACAGTGCAGATCGATTGA
- a CDS encoding sugar transferase: MVTGWKYRVVSALGVILLTAGAVLAANHRVSQWVFTTYVPLFNRLEVIVLTGESLYWAIALSVLAVAGSLSPLYKPQPRRVLDTAFLAKKRVLVGGFALATLGYFKWSHRLPRATLVMTIGLLAVAIPAWFVWIRRRPTSEPGRTLVIGDDLTQIERVTPSVAVPVFGYLCPSTVGASDDGSPADPAADGGVTAGNDAAIEFQNTIGVPPRLGGLSRIRSVLVEYDVDTVVLAFRRADRAEFFGALDACHEHGVNAKVHREYTDNVLVSTSDFGELVDVDLEPWDPLDHLFKRAFDVVFSIVGLVVLAPLMLAIATAVKLDGPGPVLYSQERTAGFGDTFRVYKFRTMAPDEESAVPADDEENGRITRVGRTLRKTHLDELPQLWSILAGRMSVVGPRAAWVDEEQVLERDTPTWRKRWFVKPGLTGLAQINDAKSTDPNAKLRYDLEYIRRQSVWFDLKIVIRQLWKVLEDVYAVVRR; the protein is encoded by the coding sequence ATGGTAACGGGATGGAAGTACCGCGTAGTGAGCGCCCTCGGCGTGATTCTGCTGACCGCCGGAGCGGTACTCGCGGCGAACCATCGGGTCAGCCAGTGGGTGTTCACGACGTACGTCCCCTTATTCAACCGACTCGAAGTGATCGTGTTAACCGGGGAGTCGCTGTACTGGGCGATTGCCTTGAGCGTACTGGCCGTCGCGGGGAGTCTCAGCCCGTTGTACAAACCGCAACCGCGGCGCGTCCTCGATACCGCCTTTCTCGCGAAAAAGCGCGTCCTCGTCGGCGGCTTCGCGCTCGCGACGTTGGGGTACTTCAAGTGGTCGCACCGATTGCCGCGAGCGACGCTCGTAATGACCATCGGCCTGCTGGCAGTTGCGATCCCCGCGTGGTTCGTCTGGATCCGTCGTCGACCGACGAGCGAACCCGGGCGCACGCTCGTCATCGGTGACGATCTTACGCAAATCGAACGTGTCACCCCGTCGGTCGCGGTTCCCGTCTTCGGGTATCTCTGTCCGTCGACCGTCGGTGCTAGTGACGACGGCTCGCCCGCCGACCCTGCTGCGGACGGCGGGGTAACCGCCGGGAACGACGCCGCGATCGAATTCCAGAATACCATCGGCGTACCGCCCCGCCTCGGCGGATTATCGCGGATCAGGAGCGTACTCGTCGAGTACGACGTCGACACCGTCGTCTTGGCGTTTCGGCGAGCCGATCGAGCGGAGTTTTTCGGCGCGTTGGACGCCTGTCACGAACACGGCGTGAACGCCAAGGTCCACCGGGAGTACACCGACAACGTGCTGGTTTCGACGAGCGACTTCGGCGAGCTGGTCGACGTGGACCTCGAGCCGTGGGATCCGCTCGACCACCTGTTTAAGCGCGCCTTTGACGTGGTCTTCTCTATCGTCGGACTGGTGGTTCTCGCGCCGCTGATGCTCGCGATCGCGACCGCGGTCAAACTCGACGGTCCCGGTCCGGTGCTGTACAGCCAGGAGCGCACGGCAGGATTCGGGGATACCTTCCGCGTGTACAAATTCCGTACGATGGCCCCCGACGAGGAATCCGCGGTTCCGGCCGACGACGAGGAGAACGGTCGGATCACCCGGGTCGGTCGCACGTTGCGGAAGACCCACCTGGACGAACTCCCGCAGCTGTGGTCGATTCTCGCGGGGCGGATGAGCGTCGTCGGCCCCCGGGCCGCGTGGGTCGACGAAGAGCAGGTGCTCGAGCGGGATACGCCCACGTGGCGCAAGCGGTGGTTCGTCAAGCCGGGACTGACCGGCTTGGCACAGATCAACGACGCGAAGAGCACCGATCCGAACGCGAAGCTTCGGTACGATCTCGAGTACATCCGCCGGCAGTCGGTGTGGTTCGACCTCAAGATCGTGATCCGACAGCTCTGGAAAGTGCTCGAAGACGTGTACGCGGTTGTGAGGCGATGA
- a CDS encoding NAD-dependent epimerase/dehydratase family protein — MVDPPLSDATVLITGGAGFIGSRLAHALVSDNEVTILDDFSNGEAGRVPGEATVVEGDIRDRESIAETIRGADVVFHQAALVSVAESIEDPLESHGRNATGTLTLLEAARDHDARVVLASSAAIYGRPARIPVSEDDPKAPTSPYGLEKLTADHYARLYNELYGLETIALRYFNVYGSGQPANDYSGVVSVFVDRACDDDPLTIFGDGKQTRDFVHVDDVVRANLRAATADRAGEAYNVGTGTRVTIAELAESIIDVTDADSELVYDDPREGDVRHSEADITKARTELGYEPAVSLEAGLRMLAENGGTRR, encoded by the coding sequence ATGGTCGATCCACCGCTTTCCGACGCGACGGTCCTCATCACCGGCGGTGCGGGCTTTATCGGCAGCCGATTGGCCCACGCGCTCGTGTCCGACAATGAAGTTACGATCCTCGACGACTTCTCAAACGGAGAAGCCGGTCGCGTCCCCGGCGAGGCGACCGTCGTCGAAGGCGATATCCGCGACCGCGAAAGCATCGCCGAGACGATACGCGGTGCCGATGTCGTTTTTCACCAAGCAGCGCTCGTCAGCGTCGCCGAGTCTATCGAGGACCCCCTGGAGAGCCACGGTCGGAACGCGACCGGGACGCTCACTCTCCTCGAGGCGGCTCGAGATCACGACGCCCGCGTCGTGCTGGCTTCGAGCGCCGCGATCTACGGGCGCCCCGCTCGAATTCCCGTTTCCGAGGACGACCCGAAAGCACCGACCTCCCCGTACGGACTCGAGAAACTCACGGCTGATCACTACGCTCGCCTCTACAACGAGCTGTACGGTCTCGAGACGATCGCGCTGCGCTACTTCAACGTCTACGGGTCCGGTCAGCCGGCCAACGACTACAGCGGCGTGGTCAGCGTCTTCGTCGACCGCGCCTGCGACGACGATCCGCTGACTATTTTCGGCGACGGGAAGCAAACCCGGGATTTCGTTCACGTCGACGACGTCGTACGGGCAAACCTCCGGGCTGCGACGGCCGATCGGGCCGGCGAGGCGTACAACGTGGGAACGGGAACCCGAGTTACGATCGCGGAACTCGCGGAGTCGATCATCGACGTGACCGACGCCGACAGCGAACTCGTCTACGACGATCCGCGCGAGGGCGACGTTCGTCACAGCGAGGCGGATATTACAAAAGCCCGAACCGAACTCGGATACGAACCGGCGGTCTCCCTGGAAGCGGGACTTCGAATGCTGGCCGAAAACGGCGGTACACGGCGCTAA
- a CDS encoding FkbM family methyltransferase, producing MEFANFLVRLKSNLRQGVRYVPEPIKAPLRQLGLRSAAANAYRTVLTPFVPSEERITIHGLTLRFRIANVDEYLLFQRYPETDPSFPVPGDILDHLTPDDVFWDVGANIGIYTCLAAAKIQPGHVVSVEPNPNNVDRIEENLELNGLDADVHERALMAESDERMLKITEEAGAGEFGYLSDHASDGIRVETAMGDELVAEGTPAPDVLKIDVEGAELEVLKGIERTISEEECRVIYLDVITSDSYYGSPTSEDEIYEWLQERGFEIERLWDWSSGHFIRAERPS from the coding sequence ATGGAATTTGCGAACTTCCTTGTTAGATTGAAGTCGAATCTCAGACAAGGGGTGCGTTACGTCCCGGAGCCGATCAAAGCCCCCCTCCGCCAGCTCGGACTTAGATCGGCGGCGGCGAACGCCTATCGAACGGTTCTCACTCCGTTCGTTCCCTCGGAAGAACGGATTACGATCCACGGTCTTACGTTGCGATTCAGGATCGCGAACGTCGACGAGTATTTGCTGTTCCAGCGGTATCCCGAAACGGATCCTTCCTTTCCAGTTCCCGGGGACATTTTAGATCATCTAACGCCCGACGACGTTTTCTGGGACGTAGGGGCGAACATCGGCATCTACACGTGCCTGGCGGCGGCCAAGATTCAGCCCGGCCACGTCGTCAGCGTCGAACCGAATCCAAACAACGTCGATCGGATCGAGGAGAACCTCGAACTCAACGGACTCGACGCGGACGTCCACGAACGTGCGCTGATGGCAGAGAGCGACGAGCGGATGCTCAAGATTACGGAAGAGGCGGGCGCAGGAGAGTTCGGGTATCTCTCCGATCACGCATCCGATGGAATACGAGTGGAAACGGCGATGGGTGACGAGCTCGTGGCGGAGGGCACTCCTGCACCGGACGTGCTCAAGATCGACGTCGAAGGCGCAGAACTAGAGGTCCTGAAGGGAATTGAACGCACGATATCCGAGGAGGAGTGTCGGGTCATATATCTCGATGTGATAACCTCTGATAGTTATTATGGTTCGCCGACTTCCGAAGACGAAATTTACGAATGGCTTCAGGAACGCGGATTCGAGATCGAGCGGTTGTGGGACTGGTCCAGCGGTCACTTCATTCGTGCCGAACGACCGTCTTGA